A stretch of Lathyrus oleraceus cultivar Zhongwan6 chromosome 6, CAAS_Psat_ZW6_1.0, whole genome shotgun sequence DNA encodes these proteins:
- the LOC127091963 gene encoding glutathione S-transferase, protein MTTIKVHGSPFSTATMRVTATLYEKQLEFEFVYINLKNGEHKKEPFISLHPFGQVPAFEDGDLKLFESRAITQYINHEYADKGTKLTSTDSKKKAIIGVWSEVESQHYDQVASKLVTEFGIKPLFGKPTDPKVVEENEGKLDSILDVYEKRLSESKYLGGECFTLVDLHHLPSLHYLMKSQSKKMFESRPHVSAWVADITARPAWSKVLAMIPN, encoded by the exons ATGACAACAATAAAAGTGCACGGAAGCCCCTTCTCAACAGCAACCATGCGGGTTACAGCGACTCTGTATGAAAAACAGCTTGAATTTGAGTTCGTTTACATTAACCTCAAAAATGGTGAACACAAAAAGGAACCATTCATATCACTCCAT CCATTTGGTCAAGTTCCAGCTTTTGAAGACGGAGATTTAAAGCtctttg AATCAAGGGCTATTACACAATATATTAATCACGAGTACGCTGATAAAGGGACGAAGTTAACAAGCACTGACTCAAAGAAGAAGGCAATAATTGGAGTATGGTCGGAAGTGGAGAGCCAACACTACGATCAAGTAGCATCAAAACTTGTTACAGAATTTGGGATAAAGCCTTTATTTGGAAAGCCTACGGATCCAAAAGTTGTGGAAGAAAATGAAGGGAAGTTGGATAGTATTCTTGATGTGTATGAGAAAAGATTGTCAGAGTCAAAATACTTGGGAGGTGAGTGCTTCACATTGGTGGATCTGCATCACTTACCTTCTCTTCATTACTTGATGAAGTCACAGAGCAAGAAGATGTTTGAGTCACGACCTCATGTTAGTGCTTGGGTTGCTGATATTACTGCAAGACCAGCTTGGTCTAAAGTTCTTGCCATGATACCTAATTAA
- the LOC127091962 gene encoding autophagy-related protein 18a: MLHQSQPSSPPSPSSSLLSLSFNQDHTCFSASTKTGFRVFSCDPLRQLFRRVFPGVGFSHVEMLHQTNILALVGGGLHPQFPRSSVVIWDDYRCESVGMLSFRSAVRGVRLRQDWIVVVLEFMVFVYRFVDLKVLCQFGTCENPKGLCVVSQLKESMVLVCPGLQRGHVRVEHYPKNKINYIRAHDSRLACLALTIDGKFLATASTKGTLIRVFDTGNGALLQEVRRGAISAEIYSLAFSSTAQWLAVSSDKGTVHVFCLKVDISNSEHKRSQSSSNSDASITSSSSYLSFNKFRRVLPNYFNSEWSVAQFRLHEGCRYSVAFGDPNNILTILGMDGSFYRCEIYPMHDGQMTQLESSNFLKPKIAL; encoded by the exons ATGCTTCACCAATCTCAACCCTCTTCGCCGCCATCTCCCTCCTCCTCGCTCCTCTCCCTCTCCTTCAACCAAGACCACACCTGCTTCTCCGCCTCAACGAAAACTGGATTTCGTGTCTTCAGTTGCGATCCCCTCCGTCAGCTTTTCCGACGAGTATTCCCCGGTGTCGGTTTCAGCCACGTCGAGATGCTTCACCAGACTAACATACTGGCTCTAGTCGGTGGCGGGTTGCATCCTCAGTTCCCTCGTAGTAGTGTCGTAATCTGGGATGACTACCGCTGTGAGTCCGTCGGTATGTTATCCTTTCGAAGTGCTGTTCGTGGAGTTCGTCTCCGGCAGGATTGGATTGTGGTGGTATTGGAGTTTATGGTTTTTGTTTACAGATTCGTGGACTTGAAGGTTCTTTGTCAGTTTGGAACCTGTGAGAACCCTAAGGGGCTCTGCGTTGTTTCGCAGCTCAAAGAGTCGATGGTGCTGGTGTGTCCGGGATTGCAGAGAGGTCATGTGCGTGTGGAACACTATCCGAAGAACAAAATCAATTACATTCGGGCTCATGATTCGAGATTAGCTTGTTTGGCTCTTACTATTGATGGAAAGTTTCTCGCCACTGCTAGCACTAAGGGCACACTCATTCGCGTCTTTGATACGGGGAATGGTGCTCTGCTTCAGGAA GTAAGAAGGGGTGCAATTTCAGCAGAGATCTATAGTTTGGCATTCTCTTCTACTGCTCAGTGGTTGGCAGTCTCTAGTGACAAGGGTACTGTTCATGTCTTCTGCCTTAAGGTTGATATCAGCAACAGTGAGCATAAAAGGTCACAAAGTTCATCAAACTCCGATGCTTCTATTAcatcatcaagctcatatctTTCATTCAATAAATTTAGAA GAGTCTTGCCAAATTATTTCAATTCAGAGTGGTCAGTTGCTCAGTTTCGCTTGCATGAAGGCTGTCGGTACAGTGTTGCATTTGGCGACCCAAAtaatatactcacaattcttgGCATGGATGGAAG CTTCTATCGATGTGAGATCTACCCGATGCATGATGGACAAATGACTCAACTTGAATCTTCTAACTTTCTTAAACCAAAAATAGCCTTGTGA